The stretch of DNA ATAGGCAGCGGTGATTTTGTCCAAATACTCGCTCTGGTCCATCGCCCAGAGCCGATTGGAGAAAATCTCCACCTCACGCATGCCCGTGAAGCCAGTTTCGTCCACCCAACGTGAGATCTCAGCGATGTTGATACAGCCCTCAC from Candidatus Hydrogenedentota bacterium encodes:
- a CDS encoding sugar phosphate isomerase/epimerase produces the protein MIDLAGQTGRLHAFHICDWRTPTSDLLNDRGLMGEGCINIAEISRWVDETGFTGMREVEIFSNRLWAMDQSEYLDKITAAYGEIYS